The following are encoded together in the Serratia sp. UGAL515B_01 genome:
- the yniD gene encoding small membrane protein YniD — protein MPSKRMRTKHWKMFVILLLICGALLLLRWAAIIFG, from the coding sequence TTGCCAAGCAAACGTATGCGAACCAAGCATTGGAAAATGTTCGTGATCTTGTTACTGATCTGCGGAGCCCTGCTATTACTGCGATGGGCAGCTATCATCTTCGGTTAG
- a CDS encoding PqiB family protein has translation MQQETPSTPTEARITSKRRISPFWLLPFIALLIAGWLVYNNFEERGTTITIDFKSAAGIVAGRTPVRYQGVDVGTVQSISLSKDLRNIVVEASIKNDLEDALREGTQFWLVTPKASLAGVSGLDALVGGNYIGMMPGPGKPQDHFTALDTQPRYRLDTGELMLHLHANDLGSLNSGSLVYYRKIPIGKVYDYTISEGNDGVTIDVLIEHRFANLVKESSRFWNVSGFKGDFSLSGASIQMESLAALVNGAIALDSPADGKQAKANQNFTLYPDLARSQRGVNVTLELPSGNNLSEGRTPLIYQGLQVGTLTRLTLQPDSKVTGELTIDPSIVDLMRSGTRIEMHSPKISLSDAKLSRLLTGNTLELVPGEGKPQHHFIVLDSNRTLLQQPGVLTITLHAPQSYGIDAGQPLIVHGINVGQVLTRKLTDDGVMFTVAIESQYRHLVHQDSKFVVNSRLDVKFGLDGVRVLGASAQEWLDGGVRIIPGNSGGVPAPYYPLYSNLENAENGIVDSTPKPTLTLKASSLPDVQTGSVILYRKFQVGEIISVRPKANEFEVDVYINPQYRNLLTNESIFWAEGGAKIQLNGSGIAVQASPLNRALKGAISFDNLQGVKLEKGTKRVLYASETAARAVGSQITLRTFDASKLSQGMPLRYLGIDIGQVESLKLAHEQSEVLATAVLYPEFVRTFARFGSRFSIVSPEISATGVNNLETLLQPYINAEPGHGRPSRTFELQEASISDSRYQDGLGVILDATDTGSLQIGTPVFFRGLEVGTVTGFSLGEMSDRVHVKLRISKKFQHLVRNNTIFWQASGYNLQFGLTGGVLKSGTFQQFIRGGIAFATPPSIPLAPKATPNKHFRLNAEEPKDWREWGTAIPKN, from the coding sequence ATGCAACAGGAAACGCCAAGTACGCCGACTGAGGCTCGAATCACAAGCAAACGCCGTATTTCTCCATTCTGGTTATTGCCGTTTATCGCCTTGTTGATAGCGGGCTGGCTGGTCTACAACAATTTCGAGGAGCGCGGCACGACTATTACTATCGACTTCAAATCAGCGGCCGGTATCGTTGCTGGCAGAACGCCAGTCCGCTATCAGGGGGTCGATGTCGGTACTGTGCAAAGCATTTCGTTGAGTAAAGATCTACGCAACATCGTCGTTGAAGCTAGCATCAAAAACGATCTTGAAGATGCATTGCGTGAAGGAACGCAATTTTGGCTCGTCACACCAAAAGCCTCACTGGCCGGTGTTTCCGGCCTCGACGCGCTGGTAGGTGGCAATTATATTGGCATGATGCCTGGCCCGGGTAAACCTCAAGACCATTTCACGGCATTGGATACCCAGCCAAGATATCGCCTGGATACTGGCGAGCTGATGCTCCACCTGCATGCCAACGATCTTGGTTCACTGAATTCCGGTTCGTTAGTTTATTACCGCAAAATTCCGATTGGTAAAGTGTATGACTACACGATTTCTGAAGGAAACGATGGCGTAACTATTGATGTTTTGATCGAACACCGTTTCGCCAATCTAGTGAAAGAAAGTAGCCGTTTCTGGAACGTCTCAGGTTTTAAAGGCGACTTCAGCCTCTCAGGGGCGTCAATACAGATGGAAAGTCTGGCAGCACTGGTTAATGGCGCAATAGCCCTAGACTCCCCGGCCGATGGCAAACAGGCCAAAGCCAACCAAAACTTTACTCTTTACCCCGATCTGGCCCGTAGCCAACGAGGAGTCAACGTTACCTTGGAGCTTCCCAGCGGTAACAACCTCAGTGAGGGCCGAACCCCACTCATTTATCAGGGATTACAAGTGGGTACTCTCACGCGTCTGACTTTACAACCGGACAGTAAAGTCACGGGCGAACTGACCATTGACCCTTCTATTGTCGACTTAATGCGTAGCGGTACTCGCATTGAGATGCACAGCCCCAAAATCAGCCTCAGTGACGCAAAACTCAGCCGGTTGTTGACCGGTAATACGCTAGAGCTGGTGCCTGGCGAAGGTAAACCGCAACACCATTTTATCGTTCTCGACAGCAACAGAACGTTGCTGCAGCAGCCGGGGGTTCTGACAATCACTTTACATGCCCCACAAAGTTATGGCATTGACGCTGGCCAACCGCTGATTGTACACGGCATCAACGTCGGACAGGTTTTGACACGAAAGTTAACAGATGATGGCGTGATGTTTACGGTAGCGATTGAGTCGCAGTATCGGCATTTAGTGCATCAAGACAGTAAATTCGTGGTCAACAGCCGTTTGGACGTCAAATTTGGGCTGGATGGCGTACGAGTATTGGGTGCCAGCGCACAAGAATGGCTTGACGGCGGCGTGCGCATTATCCCCGGTAACTCAGGAGGCGTCCCAGCTCCGTATTATCCTCTTTACAGTAACCTGGAAAATGCCGAAAACGGTATTGTTGACAGTACACCGAAACCGACGCTAACGCTTAAGGCAAGTAGCTTGCCCGACGTGCAGACAGGCTCGGTTATATTATACCGTAAGTTCCAGGTCGGTGAGATTATCAGCGTGCGGCCTAAAGCCAACGAATTCGAAGTTGATGTCTATATCAATCCGCAATACCGAAATTTGCTGACCAATGAAAGCATTTTCTGGGCTGAGGGTGGAGCCAAAATCCAATTGAACGGCAGTGGTATTGCCGTTCAGGCTTCACCTCTCAACCGCGCATTGAAAGGTGCGATCAGTTTTGACAATTTACAGGGCGTCAAGCTGGAAAAAGGGACGAAACGCGTACTTTATGCTTCTGAAACTGCTGCGCGTGCCGTGGGCAGTCAGATTACCTTGCGCACATTTGATGCCAGTAAACTGTCTCAAGGTATGCCACTGCGGTATCTTGGCATTGATATCGGCCAGGTCGAGTCACTCAAGTTAGCTCATGAACAAAGCGAAGTCTTGGCCACAGCCGTGCTTTATCCTGAGTTTGTTCGAACCTTCGCGCGTTTTGGCAGCCGTTTCTCTATTGTCTCACCCGAAATATCGGCCACTGGAGTCAACAACCTTGAGACTCTACTGCAACCCTATATCAATGCGGAACCCGGTCATGGCCGCCCTTCGCGCACATTTGAATTGCAAGAAGCAAGCATCTCTGATTCACGTTATCAGGATGGTTTGGGCGTCATACTGGATGCGACAGATACAGGTTCACTGCAAATCGGTACGCCAGTATTTTTCCGTGGTTTAGAAGTCGGAACCGTTACAGGTTTCTCACTAGGGGAAATGTCGGATCGCGTTCACGTTAAACTACGTATCAGCAAGAAGTTCCAGCATCTGGTTCGCAACAACACTATATTCTGGCAGGCGTCAGGCTACAACCTGCAGTTCGGTCTGACAGGGGGGGTGCTCAAAAGCGGCACCTTCCAACAGTTTATTCGCGGTGGTATTGCCTTTGCCACTCCTCCTAGCATTCCATTGGCGCCCAAAGCAACACCAAATAAACACTTTCGGCTAAACGCAGAAGAGCCAAAAGACTGGCGTGAATGGGGAACCGCGATCCCTAAAAACTAG
- a CDS encoding ASCH domain-containing protein: MAFAEKYENVERWAFGDTEQQADELAKRVVDGVKTATCSNLDGDGIPQPGDIFVVVDGQNEPVCAIELTKVDISTYEQVDESHALAEGEGDRTLAYWRKEHKRFFEEYGLFSPDMTLVLMYFKVIEKF; this comes from the coding sequence ATGGCATTTGCTGAAAAATATGAAAATGTAGAACGTTGGGCGTTTGGGGATACTGAACAGCAGGCGGATGAACTGGCAAAACGGGTTGTTGACGGGGTAAAGACTGCTACTTGCTCCAACCTTGACGGTGATGGAATTCCTCAGCCTGGTGACATCTTTGTGGTAGTGGATGGTCAAAATGAACCGGTATGTGCCATAGAACTCACAAAGGTTGATATCAGCACTTATGAACAGGTAGATGAATCGCATGCATTAGCTGAAGGAGAAGGGGACCGCACACTTGCCTATTGGCGCAAGGAGCATAAGCGTTTTTTTGAAGAGTACGGCCTGTTTTCACCGGATATGACATTGGTATTGATGTACTTTAAAGTTATCGAAAAGTTTTGA
- a CDS encoding HutD family protein: MNLIRFDFATLPVSPWRNGGGETREIISQPLGDEEFSWRASIATIAQNGPFSVFNGIDRSITLLEGDGVHLFSEGQIDHCLQEIGKPFAFPGDVPVKAALLGGSSQDFNIMTRRGYYSAHVQRVVETFGLSLLHAGVFYVLQGEWQLPNGSLLVARQGCWWQPGSGPLRLVVKGNNAIALWADIVPVKAA; the protein is encoded by the coding sequence ATGAATCTCATCCGTTTTGACTTCGCCACTCTGCCGGTCAGCCCATGGCGTAATGGCGGTGGTGAAACACGCGAAATTATCAGCCAGCCTTTGGGGGACGAAGAATTCAGTTGGCGTGCCAGCATTGCAACTATTGCTCAGAATGGCCCGTTCTCTGTATTTAACGGTATCGACCGATCGATCACCCTGTTGGAAGGTGACGGTGTGCATTTGTTCAGTGAGGGGCAGATAGATCACTGTCTACAGGAGATTGGAAAACCGTTTGCATTTCCTGGAGATGTACCGGTAAAGGCGGCGTTACTTGGCGGCAGCAGTCAGGATTTCAATATTATGACGCGCCGTGGGTACTATTCTGCACATGTGCAGCGTGTGGTGGAAACCTTTGGTTTGTCATTGTTGCATGCCGGTGTGTTTTATGTCCTACAAGGGGAATGGCAGTTACCAAACGGGAGTCTTTTGGTTGCGCGTCAGGGATGCTGGTGGCAGCCAGGAAGTGGGCCGCTAAGATTGGTCGTAAAAGGGAACAATGCAATTGCCCTATGGGCTGATATCGTACCGGTAAAGGCGGCATAG
- a CDS encoding GAF domain-containing protein, with protein sequence MTRKQFYAELKRDLQALLEGETHFIAALANASALLNERLSNVNWVGFYLIDDNQLILGPFQGKVACVRIPVGKGVCGTAVAEKRVQRVADVHAFPGHIACDAASNAEIVLPLEVNGQVIGVLDIDSTVYQRFDEQDEIGLKSVVAGLCGQLALCGCAKYGTVAYG encoded by the coding sequence ATGACTAGAAAACAATTCTACGCGGAATTAAAACGTGATTTGCAGGCGCTGCTTGAGGGGGAAACCCATTTTATCGCTGCTTTGGCTAACGCTAGCGCGCTTCTCAATGAACGTTTGAGTAACGTTAATTGGGTGGGGTTCTACCTGATAGATGATAATCAACTGATACTTGGTCCGTTTCAGGGTAAGGTTGCCTGTGTGCGTATTCCTGTAGGCAAAGGTGTGTGTGGTACCGCTGTAGCGGAAAAACGGGTGCAACGTGTTGCTGATGTGCACGCTTTTCCCGGCCATATCGCTTGCGATGCTGCCAGCAATGCAGAAATTGTGTTGCCGTTAGAGGTTAATGGCCAAGTTATCGGTGTTTTGGATATTGACAGCACCGTTTATCAACGTTTTGATGAACAGGACGAAATTGGCCTGAAATCAGTGGTAGCGGGGCTTTGCGGGCAGTTGGCACTGTGCGGTTGTGCGAAATACGGTACTGTAGCATACGGTTAA
- the proQ gene encoding RNA chaperone ProQ, with the protein MENQHKLNSVKEIIAFLAERFPLCFSAEGEARPLKIGIFQDLVERLQEEENLSKTQLRSALRLYTSSWRYLYGVKVGAQRVDLDGNPCGELEQQHVDHARQQLEEAKARVQAQRAEQNAKKREAAGVSAVAEPRRPRPAGKKPAVRREGAPSSENRKPRPQTRPPQAREPRAVKKEESQPRHVPVTDISKLQIGQGIKVRAGKSAMDATVLEIAKDGVRVQLSSGLAMIVRAEHLQF; encoded by the coding sequence ATGGAAAATCAACACAAGTTGAACTCAGTTAAAGAAATCATTGCTTTTCTAGCAGAGCGTTTCCCTCTCTGCTTTAGCGCCGAAGGCGAAGCGCGTCCCCTGAAAATTGGTATTTTTCAGGATCTAGTAGAACGTTTGCAAGAGGAAGAGAACCTCAGTAAAACGCAGTTACGTTCTGCTTTGCGTTTATACACTTCAAGCTGGCGCTACCTTTACGGTGTTAAGGTCGGTGCACAGCGTGTTGACCTTGATGGAAACCCTTGCGGTGAGCTGGAACAGCAGCATGTCGATCATGCTCGCCAGCAGCTTGAAGAAGCGAAAGCGCGTGTGCAGGCTCAGCGTGCCGAGCAAAACGCTAAAAAACGTGAGGCTGCGGGTGTATCTGCCGTTGCTGAGCCTCGTCGTCCGCGTCCTGCCGGTAAAAAACCAGCCGTTCGTCGTGAAGGTGCGCCATCTTCAGAAAACCGCAAACCACGTCCACAAACTCGCCCACCACAAGCTCGTGAACCTCGTGCTGTAAAAAAAGAGGAGAGCCAGCCGCGTCATGTGCCAGTCACTGATATCTCTAAACTGCAAATTGGCCAAGGAATTAAAGTCAGAGCAGGTAAGAGTGCAATGGATGCAACCGTACTCGAAATCGCTAAAGATGGCGTACGT
- the rsmF gene encoding 16S rRNA (cytosine(1407)-C(5))-methyltransferase RsmF, translated as MAKSDPAFLPPAFLDATRAIMPDHLSMDDFITICQRPLRRSLRVNTLKISVTDFLSLVKDYNWQLEPIPWCSEGFWIEREDEELRLGNAAEHLSGLFYIQEASSMLPVTALFADRPGLRKVLDVAAAPGSKTTQIAALMDNQGGIVANEYSASRVKVLHANISRCGVKNVALTHFDGRVFGAALPESFDAILLDAPCSGEGVVRKDPEAMGNWSPESVTRIAQTQRELIDSAFHALAPGGVMVYSTCTLNAQENQDVVGYLLATYGDAVSIEPLRELFPDAHKASTTEGFLHVFPQIYDSEGFFVARLRKNHSVIPLAKPGYTLGKFPFAPLSAKDSAQVTQAAKASGLVWNETGKLWARDKEIWLFPAELEPLIGKVRFSRIGIKLAECFPKGFRWQHEAVIALGASDQKYTFELDATLAHEWFHGRDLYPSELPQRDEFIVTYQQQPLGLAKRIGSRIKNSLPRELVRNGTLDFHQSTHSD; from the coding sequence GTGGCTAAATCTGATCCTGCATTCCTGCCCCCCGCTTTTCTCGACGCTACCCGCGCCATCATGCCAGACCATTTATCGATGGATGACTTTATTACCATTTGCCAACGGCCTTTACGCCGTAGCCTGCGTGTTAATACGCTAAAAATCAGCGTCACTGACTTTCTGTCGTTGGTAAAAGACTACAACTGGCAACTAGAACCTATCCCCTGGTGCTCTGAAGGTTTCTGGATAGAACGCGAAGATGAAGAGTTACGTCTGGGGAATGCTGCTGAGCATTTAAGTGGCTTGTTTTACATTCAAGAAGCTAGCTCTATGTTACCAGTGACTGCATTGTTTGCCGACCGTCCAGGGCTGCGCAAAGTACTTGATGTCGCCGCGGCACCAGGTTCCAAAACTACCCAGATCGCTGCATTGATGGATAATCAAGGGGGCATTGTTGCTAACGAATATTCCGCTAGCAGAGTCAAGGTTCTGCATGCCAACATTAGCCGTTGTGGTGTCAAGAATGTCGCGTTAACACATTTTGATGGCCGGGTATTTGGTGCCGCATTACCCGAAAGCTTCGATGCCATTCTGTTGGATGCTCCTTGTTCTGGTGAAGGCGTCGTGCGTAAGGATCCGGAAGCCATGGGTAACTGGTCCCCCGAAAGCGTCACACGTATTGCGCAGACCCAGCGGGAACTCATCGACAGTGCGTTTCATGCTTTGGCCCCCGGCGGCGTGATGGTCTACTCCACCTGCACACTGAATGCCCAAGAGAATCAGGACGTGGTGGGCTATTTATTGGCCACGTATGGCGATGCCGTCAGCATTGAGCCGCTGAGAGAACTCTTCCCTGATGCACACAAGGCATCAACTACCGAAGGCTTCCTGCACGTATTCCCACAGATTTACGACAGTGAAGGTTTTTTTGTCGCCCGCCTGCGTAAAAACCATAGCGTCATACCGTTGGCCAAGCCTGGCTACACCCTAGGAAAGTTTCCTTTTGCACCGCTTTCCGCCAAAGATTCAGCGCAGGTAACGCAGGCAGCGAAAGCGTCTGGATTAGTGTGGAATGAAACAGGTAAATTGTGGGCACGCGATAAGGAAATCTGGCTGTTTCCTGCCGAACTGGAGCCACTTATCGGTAAAGTACGTTTCTCGCGTATTGGCATTAAATTAGCTGAATGTTTCCCAAAAGGATTTCGCTGGCAACATGAAGCGGTGATCGCCTTAGGCGCAAGTGACCAAAAATATACTTTTGAACTCGACGCCACGCTGGCGCATGAGTGGTTTCATGGCCGCGATTTGTACCCATCTGAACTACCACAAAGGGACGAGTTTATCGTCACCTATCAACAACAGCCTTTAGGACTGGCCAAGCGTATTGGCAGCCGGATAAAAAACAGTCTGCCACGAGAGTTGGTTCGTAACGGCACCCTGGATTTTCATCAATCAACCCACAGCGATTAG
- the hutC gene encoding histidine utilization repressor: protein MSDTPAPIYQRVKQAIISQIRAGHWQPHQRVPSESELVTELGVSRMTINRALRELTSEGFLIRMQGVGTFVAEAKAHTALLEVHNIADEIAARGHRHSSKILQLKARAANDEEAAALDIQPGQQLFYSQIVHYENDVPVQIEDRCVNPSAAPDYMKQDFDQVTPYIYLTQAAPLTAGEHIVEAVVPTLQERELLQLDEQEPGLVIHRRTWSGKTVVTAARLLYPGSRYQLFGRFTHQR, encoded by the coding sequence ATGAGCGATACTCCAGCCCCGATCTATCAGCGGGTCAAGCAAGCGATAATCAGCCAAATCCGTGCCGGTCACTGGCAACCGCATCAACGCGTTCCCTCTGAAAGTGAACTGGTGACAGAACTCGGCGTCAGCCGCATGACCATCAACCGTGCATTGCGTGAACTCACTAGTGAGGGTTTCCTGATCCGTATGCAGGGGGTCGGAACGTTTGTTGCCGAAGCCAAGGCACATACTGCCTTGCTAGAAGTCCATAACATTGCCGATGAGATTGCTGCACGCGGACACCGTCACAGCAGCAAAATTCTGCAATTGAAAGCGCGAGCTGCCAACGATGAAGAAGCCGCTGCATTGGATATTCAGCCGGGACAACAACTTTTCTACTCGCAGATTGTTCATTACGAAAATGATGTACCCGTGCAAATAGAAGATCGTTGCGTCAACCCCTCTGCCGCCCCTGATTACATGAAGCAGGATTTTGATCAGGTCACGCCCTATATTTATCTGACACAGGCAGCCCCTCTGACAGCGGGTGAACATATTGTGGAGGCGGTTGTTCCAACTCTTCAGGAACGTGAATTGCTGCAATTAGATGAGCAAGAACCGGGTTTGGTGATCCATCGAAGAACCTGGTCAGGAAAAACGGTTGTCACCGCTGCACGCTTACTCTATCCAGGCAGTCGTTATCAGCTGTTCGGTCGTTTTACTCATCAGCGCTGA
- a CDS encoding formimidoylglutamate deiminase, translating into MPAYFASRALLPSGWAQNVRLDVDAFGQLSQVMPNAQSAGCIHLHGDVVPGMPNLHSHAFQRAMAGLAEVAGDPQDSFWTWRDLMYRLVQRLTPEQVGIVARQLYIEMLKGGYTQVAEFHYLHHAPNGQPYADRGEMTGRLSLAAQEAGIGMTLLPVLYSYAGFGAQPAQPGQKRFIQNVESYLEQQQVIARQLSELPLQNQGLCFHSLRAVELSQMQQVLAASNQTLPVHIHIAEQQKEVNDCLAWSGQRPVAWLYEHLPVDSRWCLVHATHLDREELQQLASSKAIAGLCPTTEANLGDGIFPGDSYLHHQGRWGIGSDSHVSLNVVEELRWFEYAQRLRDQRRNRLTTAQQPAVGDVLYQQALQGGAQACGVAIGKLAVGYRADWLVLDGEDPYLASAPAASILNRWLFAGGKEQIRDVFVAGRQVIEQRRHALQEKSRIEFLQVLKTFQQEA; encoded by the coding sequence ATGCCTGCTTATTTTGCCTCTCGTGCACTGCTTCCATCCGGCTGGGCGCAGAATGTACGCCTTGATGTGGATGCTTTCGGTCAACTAAGCCAAGTGATGCCAAATGCCCAATCTGCGGGTTGTATCCACCTGCATGGCGATGTGGTGCCCGGTATGCCAAACCTGCACTCCCATGCTTTTCAGCGAGCAATGGCCGGACTGGCAGAAGTGGCGGGTGATCCGCAGGACAGTTTCTGGACATGGCGTGACTTGATGTATCGTTTGGTTCAGCGCTTAACTCCAGAACAGGTTGGGATTGTTGCACGCCAACTGTATATCGAAATGCTTAAGGGAGGCTATACCCAGGTTGCCGAGTTCCACTATTTGCATCATGCTCCAAACGGACAACCCTATGCCGATCGTGGCGAAATGACAGGGCGTCTCAGCCTGGCTGCACAGGAAGCTGGAATTGGTATGACATTACTACCCGTGCTCTATAGCTATGCCGGTTTTGGGGCGCAACCTGCACAGCCGGGGCAAAAGCGTTTTATCCAAAATGTAGAAAGTTACCTTGAACAACAACAGGTGATTGCCCGTCAGTTGTCCGAGTTGCCTTTGCAGAATCAGGGGCTTTGCTTCCATTCCCTACGGGCGGTGGAACTGAGCCAGATGCAGCAGGTTTTGGCGGCCTCTAACCAAACACTGCCGGTGCATATTCATATTGCAGAACAGCAAAAAGAAGTGAATGACTGCCTTGCCTGGAGTGGTCAGCGTCCCGTTGCCTGGTTGTATGAGCATTTGCCTGTGGACAGCCGCTGGTGTCTGGTGCATGCCACTCATCTGGATCGTGAAGAGTTGCAGCAGTTGGCAAGCAGTAAAGCGATTGCTGGCCTGTGTCCGACAACAGAGGCTAATCTGGGGGATGGCATTTTCCCAGGTGACAGCTATTTACACCACCAGGGGCGTTGGGGGATCGGTTCAGATAGCCATGTGTCGTTGAACGTTGTGGAAGAATTACGCTGGTTTGAGTATGCGCAAAGGCTTCGCGACCAGCGACGTAACCGACTGACCACCGCGCAACAACCAGCGGTGGGCGATGTCCTTTATCAGCAGGCACTTCAGGGAGGGGCACAAGCCTGTGGCGTGGCAATCGGTAAATTGGCGGTGGGATACCGTGCAGATTGGCTGGTACTGGACGGTGAAGATCCTTATCTGGCCTCTGCACCAGCGGCTTCTATTCTCAACCGCTGGTTGTTCGCTGGTGGAAAGGAACAGATCCGTGATGTGTTTGTCGCAGGGCGACAGGTTATCGAACAAAGGCGTCATGCGTTGCAAGAAAAGAGCCGAATCGAGTTTTTGCAAGTACTAAAAACCTTTCAACAGGAGGCATGA
- the yebS gene encoding membrane integrity lipid transport subunit YebS, whose protein sequence is MKINAITGPLSKARYQRCCECDLLFTLPPLSRKQAAYCPRCNAKVVLGRDWSMTRLTAMAVAMLLLMPFAFAGPLINIRLLGTNISASLLEGIWQMSHQGEPITASMVAFCTMGAPLTLALSLLYLRLGHALGMNLRPVLLMLERLKEWVMLDIYLIGMAVATIKINEYAYIQAGNAMIAYLALTLLSILTLIHLNLEQLWERYYSQEQSSGCSEALTACLACHFTGFPDQRGRCPRCHVPIHHRQPHSLQKTWAALIAAMVLLFPANLLPISIIYANGARLQDTIFSGVVSLATSGNIPIAAIVFIASVLVPFTKVIVLLMILLSIHFKTSHSLKTRIRLLRLVAWVGRWSMLDLFVISLMMSLVNRDQLLSFTMGAAAFYFGSAVILTILAVKWLDSRLIWDAHATGNAKYAD, encoded by the coding sequence ATGAAGATAAACGCCATTACAGGCCCGTTATCCAAAGCACGCTATCAACGCTGTTGCGAATGTGACTTGTTGTTTACTCTGCCTCCCCTTAGCAGAAAGCAAGCCGCCTACTGCCCACGCTGCAATGCCAAAGTGGTACTTGGCCGTGACTGGTCAATGACACGCCTGACAGCAATGGCTGTCGCCATGTTATTGCTTATGCCATTTGCTTTCGCCGGCCCCTTAATCAATATCAGGCTACTTGGCACCAATATTAGCGCAAGTCTGCTAGAAGGGATCTGGCAAATGAGCCATCAAGGGGAGCCAATAACCGCCAGTATGGTGGCATTTTGCACTATGGGGGCACCACTAACGCTGGCGTTATCGTTGTTATATCTGCGATTAGGTCATGCATTAGGTATGAACCTTCGGCCAGTGTTGCTGATGCTAGAACGCCTCAAAGAGTGGGTAATGCTGGATATCTATTTGATCGGCATGGCTGTTGCGACAATCAAAATTAATGAATACGCATATATTCAAGCAGGCAACGCGATGATTGCCTATCTGGCGCTTACTCTGCTTAGCATTCTGACATTGATCCATTTGAATTTAGAGCAACTGTGGGAACGCTACTATTCCCAGGAGCAATCCAGTGGTTGTTCAGAAGCGTTGACCGCCTGCCTTGCATGCCATTTTACCGGTTTCCCGGACCAACGCGGGCGTTGCCCCCGCTGCCATGTTCCGATACATCACCGCCAACCTCATAGTCTGCAAAAAACCTGGGCTGCACTGATAGCCGCAATGGTACTACTGTTCCCCGCCAATCTGCTGCCCATCTCGATTATTTATGCCAATGGTGCCCGCCTGCAGGATACTATTTTCTCTGGCGTGGTGTCTTTGGCTACCTCAGGTAATATACCGATAGCAGCCATCGTGTTTATCGCCAGCGTTTTGGTGCCATTCACCAAGGTGATCGTACTATTGATGATTCTGCTCAGCATTCATTTCAAAACGTCACACAGTCTAAAAACACGCATTCGATTGTTGCGTCTGGTAGCCTGGGTTGGTCGTTGGTCAATGCTTGATCTGTTTGTTATTTCGTTAATGATGTCGCTCGTCAACCGTGACCAGCTGTTATCTTTCACTATGGGAGCTGCCGCTTTTTACTTTGGCTCTGCGGTTATTTTGACTATCCTTGCCGTTAAATGGCTAGACAGCCGATTGATTTGGGATGCACATGCAACAGGAAACGCCAAGTACGCCGACTGA